The genome window ACACAGATGAAGACATTGCTGTACGGTGGCATACAGGTATAAGTGTGAAAGACTTCGGTTCAAATACTTTCTACTCTGCAAAGTTTGATGACCAGTTTGAACACACTTTCAAGACCTTCACTGCCATTCAGGCAGAGAACCTGCGTGGACGCTTCCACATCCGTCCTTCCATCTACTGGAACCGCAGCATGGACCGCTTTGAGCTCTTCCGTGGCGCAGCCAACAAGTATCCCTTCAACTATCATCGCACTGACATCTATGGTGCTAACCTCAATGCCTACTTTGACTGGACACTCGGACGTACTGCCTTCGCTGCAGAACTGCGCAATGAAGACCTCGTAAGTGGTAACCTCGGCGAACCACTCTCCCGTCCGAAACATATCCACGGAACAGACAGAGAATATACCGTCGGGCTGAACCGCACGAATATCCAGTTTGTCCTTGAGCATAACATCATCCTTGACCGTTTCACACTCTCAGCTGGTCTGACCGCTGTCAAGAACAGCCAGGCTGACATGCCAATGCGTGTCTACCCTGGAATTGATGCAAGTTACCGTATAGGAAACGCTTGGAAACTATATGCTTCCTATAACACATCGCTCCGTATGCCGTCAGTTACAGAGCTGTTTTACTCTGTTGGTGGTCATAAGGCAGACAAACACCTTCGCCCGGAAGAGCTGTCAGCATTTGAAACGGGTGTGAAATACGACAACAATGGTATCACTGCGAAGGCAAGCCTTTACTGGAACAACCACAAGAACCTTATCGACTGGATCAGTGACGGCACATTGGATGCTGACGGGGCTTTAGTATGGAAGAGTGTGAACTTCGGAAAAATAAAAGACTTTGGAACTGAAGCGTCACTCGATTTTAACCTCCATCAACTCCTCCCAACACAAAGGTTTTTCAAGAAGTTTGGTGTTGCTTATAATTACATCCATCAGAAAAAGGTTGATGAGCAAGGCTATGTAAGTAAATATGCGTTGGAATATCTGAAGAATAAGTTTGTCAGCAATATTCAGCTGAACCTCTGGCGCAACCTCGACCTCGGTTTCTACTACCGCTTCCAGCATCGTATGGGAAACTATATTGATACCAATAACCAGCGACAAAGCTATAAAAGTTATGGTGTTGTAGATACTCGCATGAGTTGGAACGCACAGAAATGGACTGCATATGTTGAAGCGAACAACTTGTTTGGTGCACATTACGTTGATTATGGCAATGTTCCACAGCCTCGCGCATGGGTCGTTGCTGGTGTAAGTTTCAACCTATAACGAATTATTTTCATGAAAAGAAATATTTTTTTTCATGAAGAAAAATAATTATTTTCACGACAATAAATATTTCTTTTCATGAAAATAATTCGCTCAAAAGCCGCTGTAAGCATAGAAAGGACTGTTAGCAGAAGGGCAAATAATACCATAAAACAAATAAATTTATGCCTTTCAATGTCACCTTTTACAAACCAATGACGTTATACAAGTGAATCGGTTCAGAAAGAAAACTAAAATGTATAACATATTAAAAATAAATGATTATGAATCCTGTAATTTTAAATTCACTTATTGAAAATCTCATTCCAATAGCAATTGTAGTAGTCCTTCCAATCGTAATAGTCTGGCTCACTTATCGTAACAAACAACACGAAACAGACAAAAGAAGTGAGATTGTTATGGCTGTCATTGAAAAGAACCCTGAGGTTGACGTGCAGGAGTTCCTCAACAAACTGAACCCTCCAAAGAAATCATATAAAGAGCAACTGATGACAAAAATGCACCAAGAACTTCTTTGGGGAACAATTTGCCTTATAGGTGGTATCGTAACCATTTCAGTTATCATAACTCTGAGCATCTTGCAAGTTTATGTTGAAAAATTTTTCCCTATAGTCTCTATATTTGGCGTTGTCCCATTGGCAGTAGGCTGCGGGCTGTTAGCCGCCTACAACAGTGCCAAAAAGACTTTGGAAAACTTGAAAGACAACGATTAGGTTATTATGACAAGAGAACAATTCGTCGAACAGGTCAGTCGGGAACAGGCACATCTACGCCGGTTCCTGACGGCTTTATGCTGCGGCAACAGTGCTGAAGCTGACGATATTGCTCAAGAGACGCTCATCAAAGCCTACCTTCGTAGCAGTCAATACGATGAACGGGGGCAGTTCTCGGCTTGGCTGATGAAAATAGCTTATCGTGTCTTCATAGACTCACGCCGCAAACAGAAGCACCAGCAGGAACTACCCATCGAGAAGGCTGCCACGCTCCAAGGAAACAGTAAGAGTGACGATGCCTTCCGCTATCAGGAACTACACACTGCGTTGGCAACGCTCTCGGAGACAATGCGTACAAGTATTTTGCTCTATTATATGCAGGGTTATCAGATAAAAGAGATTGCAGAGATAACCGACAACAGTGAGGATGCAATCAAGAAACAGCTCTCACGAGGACGGGAACAACTTAAACACTTATTGGAAAGATGAACGAAGATAAATTCTTAAAAGACTTACTGGTGGACTATCATCCACACCTGTCGGATGACAATGCCTTCATGCAAAGACTGCAACGACAGATGGAACTCATCGAAGAAGTTAAGGCATATCAACGTGCGGAGAGCCGAAAGAACAAACTGATGTCGCTAAAACTGCTTGCTGTCGGTGTTGTTTTGGGCTGTATAGTGACGCTTGCAAGTTTCACATTGCCTACTATCTTCGATAGATATATCAATGGGACTGAATCAGAAATCATCCTTACCTTGCTTCACAACGTTCAGTATGTGGGACTGGCGATAGGTGCAGCTTTCGTCACACTCAGTTTGCTGTACACCACCAGGATAGTAAATCTAAAACAGCAAGAACCTCCCCATTAGGATTTCATCACGGCTCATCACAATCGCAGTTGATGTTTTTGAGCAGTTTGTTAAAGTTCTTCTCAATGCCTTCATAACTGACGTCTGGCAACAGGGCATTGGCACTATTCCACCAGCCATAAGTCATAACCTCTTCTCGTGCATATTTCATCCTGTTGGGTGAGTTGTATCTTTCTTCATAAATAAGCTGTAGGTTTTCTGGTGATCCGTTTTTCTTTTTCTGTCTTTCATTCAGAATTGACCATGCCTTGAGCAGTTGTCTTCCTCCTGCAACAAGTGCATTACGGTAGAATTTGCAGTCATTGTCTACCAGTTTGTAGTTGAAAAGAACTGAAGGATTGATGCGTGCCTGGATGGTAACTCTACTGAGTTCGTAGTAATTATTGATGTGTCTTATCATTTCCTTTCTTTGTTCTTGCCAAAAGGGGACGTTTACGAATTCGTAGTGCTCGAGAATGTCTATTTTTTGTTTGTATTCTTTCTTGAGCAAATCTAAGAGTTCCTTTGGCTCTTTATCTCTGTCAAGAGCATAGAAATTTACATATATTGCCTGTCTGCTGTATAAATATTCAAAGGTGTTTTGTAACTGTTGTCTTGTGTATTTGGTTGAGTCGAATAGTGCCGTACAGTCGCATAATTCGGTATTATACTGAAAGTTGGCATATTGTGCCGACAGGTTAAGATGGCAGAGTAATAATAATACTATGGCGATGCCTCTGTGGTGTATGATATTATATTTTTCCATGTTTGATGTTTGTGGCTTCAAAAAACAGGGAAGCATGGCTCCTGTGTCCGTCATTGAACTTAATTTACGGGTATGTGGACCGTGTTTCCCTACATGTTGTTATCTGCTTCTGCATGGTGATGGCTTGCTGTCTATGGTTAGCAGCTC of Prevotella fusca JCM 17724 contains these proteins:
- a CDS encoding RNA polymerase sigma factor; the protein is MTREQFVEQVSREQAHLRRFLTALCCGNSAEADDIAQETLIKAYLRSSQYDERGQFSAWLMKIAYRVFIDSRRKQKHQQELPIEKAATLQGNSKSDDAFRYQELHTALATLSETMRTSILLYYMQGYQIKEIAEITDNSEDAIKKQLSRGREQLKHLLER
- a CDS encoding TonB-dependent receptor plug domain-containing protein; the encoded protein is MYKPTFQKRSVLKFKHFSNHGYSLFTVLGKEVLIGVLSVATLQNATAKGISVETEKAETDSTITNRGVMMEEVNVTGTRAPLTVSQQARMVTVLSREDIQAAPVRSVNDLLKYAAGVDVRQKGPLGALTDVSIRGGNSEQITVLLNGINICDAQTGHNSFDFPVDISEIERIEVLEGPAARVYGTSSLLGAINIVTKTPKKTSLSTHVEGGSYGYLSAGVRGNIASKSHWNNQLSASYTRSDGYLRNKAGSLNADYHTAKVFYQGNYTDEDIAVRWHTGISVKDFGSNTFYSAKFDDQFEHTFKTFTAIQAENLRGRFHIRPSIYWNRSMDRFELFRGAANKYPFNYHRTDIYGANLNAYFDWTLGRTAFAAELRNEDLVSGNLGEPLSRPKHIHGTDREYTVGLNRTNIQFVLEHNIILDRFTLSAGLTAVKNSQADMPMRVYPGIDASYRIGNAWKLYASYNTSLRMPSVTELFYSVGGHKADKHLRPEELSAFETGVKYDNNGITAKASLYWNNHKNLIDWISDGTLDADGALVWKSVNFGKIKDFGTEASLDFNLHQLLPTQRFFKKFGVAYNYIHQKKVDEQGYVSKYALEYLKNKFVSNIQLNLWRNLDLGFYYRFQHRMGNYIDTNNQRQSYKSYGVVDTRMSWNAQKWTAYVEANNLFGAHYVDYGNVPQPRAWVVAGVSFNL